A single Streptomyces sannanensis DNA region contains:
- the rpmA gene encoding 50S ribosomal protein L27 translates to MAHKKGASSTRNGRDSNAQRLGVKRFGGQVVNAGEILVRQRGTHFHPGTGVGRGGDDTLFALNAGAVQFGTHRGRKVVNIVPVA, encoded by the coding sequence ATGGCACACAAGAAGGGCGCATCGTCCACTCGGAACGGTCGCGATTCCAACGCTCAGCGGCTCGGCGTGAAGCGCTTCGGCGGTCAGGTCGTCAACGCCGGTGAGATTCTGGTCCGCCAGCGCGGCACCCACTTCCACCCGGGCACGGGCGTCGGCCGCGGTGGCGACGACACCCTGTTCGCGCTGAACGCCGGTGCGGTGCAGTTCGGTACGCACCGTGGCCGCAAGGTCGTGAACATCGTTCCGGTCGCCTGA